The sequence CGTTGATTTTCTCGCCGTACTTCGGGACCCAGGTGTCGCGCGGGATCGACAGGTAGCTGATGGTGCCGGTGTTCGTGTCCACCGAGAGCACCACGATCGTGTCGGTCATGTCGTCGGTACCACGCGCCTTGAGGTCCGGCACGCCGTACTTGATCGCGTCGGCCATGGTCATGTCGTGGCTGCCGGTGGTGAAGACCATGAAGGTCACCACGCCGTGCAGCGGCGCCGGCAGGGCCAGCCCAGGCTTGGCCGCACCCGCGTTGGTGCCGGCACCGGTGGCCACCGGGAAGTGCTTGATCTGGCTCAACGCGTGGTTGACCCGCCAGGCCTGGACGCCGAGGCCGGCACCGGCCACGAGGGCGAGGGCCATGACCCCGATGAGCACCCGCCGCCACACCCGGCGACGGCGACGCGCCGGCGGCCCGGGGGAGGCGTCGGCCACCTCGACATCCGCGCCAGCCGCCACCTGCTGCTCCTCATTCCCACGCCGACTCGATCGCGGATGGCAGCCCGTGGCCAACCGCTTCCTATGACGAAACAACGCGCCACGCCGGTCTCCGGTTCCCGACCACGGCCTGGCTGTCGCCCGCACTAGGGTAACCGGCGATCGCCTCAGGCGATCATTCGCGCGAGCCGCGAAGGTGCAGCACGACCGCCTGCGCCGGGACCAGGAGCGGAGCCGGCAGTCCGACCCGGTCGAGCACCGCACCGGTCGCGACTGTCCGGCCGGCTGTCCACCAGCCCGGCTGCGACGGCGCCAGCCCCCACCCGGTGCCGGCCTCGTCCCTGCGCCGCACCTCGTAGCGCAGGTCAGGGTCCAGGCCGGGGAAGCACAGCCGCCCGGGCAGGACGTCCGCGGACGTGGTGAGCCGGACGTAGCCGAAGACGGCCTCCCGTCCGTCCCGGGCCACCACGCCGTGCAGCCACGCGCCCGGATCCGGATGGTCGGCTCGCACCACGTCGCCGGTGTGCAGCAGCCCGCGTAGCTCGCGGTAGAGCCGCGCCCACGCGCTGAGCTGGGACACCTCGCCGTCCGTGCAGCCCGTGACGTCCCACTCGATGCCCGCGTGCCCGAACAGTGCGGTGAGACAGCGAAAGGACAGCTCGGATGCCCGGCCCGTGGTGTGCGCGACGGGAGGGCCCACGTGGCTGCCGACCAGCTCGGGTGGGAGGAGCAGGCCGGTCCAGCGTTGGATCGCCTGGCGCTCCAGCGGG comes from Actinomycetes bacterium and encodes:
- a CDS encoding LCP family protein; amino-acid sequence: MAAGADVEVADASPGPPARRRRRVWRRVLIGVMALALVAGAGLGVQAWRVNHALSQIKHFPVATGAGTNAGAAKPGLALPAPLHGVVTFMVFTTGSHDMTMADAIKYGVPDLKARGTDDMTDTIVVLSVDTNTGTISYLSIPRDTWVPKYGEKINVIYLSDGVQALVDEVEGITGVPINHVIGLGFTAFGRFTDAVGGVDIRIPVPTRDTESHLLLPSAGCIHMDGKTALAFARSRHTDVYTPQQGWYRDPGASDLQRVTRQQVIADAFVHKLLTPSLPLMAPTIAAAVAQEITTDAG